Proteins from a single region of Gossypium arboreum isolate Shixiya-1 chromosome 1, ASM2569848v2, whole genome shotgun sequence:
- the LOC108482812 gene encoding uncharacterized protein LOC108482812 encodes MDRTLSRDSSLQKKALENRCKAEADQQHVPDLTDFINDMFFGTVDNDKKAHYNLTGKSTDEEDEDFDSSTRSNSSKLTQEWLEEARRMMASSPSRSDSPSRLVGSPKFAAAQPGRLSLSSSFERRDPLSRSARRNRQLEGFSEEILTKSAKHSRNKSETPDTVNSSSPTDNISAAEAVHKWFSNILKPTNHTPPSSGPPSPTRNDLTSSLPPRHSTFRRSRFQADPSARVPVPSSTTLKTQLSLQDTQLVSPPKKLVESAHRRSISTSTSFFEQNKPLSPPRNLVESAQRRSISKSTCSLEKIAPRKSNANGWSKEDDGTREISLNKFLKDQRSKFEMILNGEAGSKAKIVLSGPSNSTSSMVAAICYAWLLDNRGKKSKGGEEGCIVVPVMNVKRERMWKHRQAAWLFHHVGLDATSLLFAEEVDVETLMMDGQLSILVVGQDILKTNGEVGSQCTILTDNYCEDAYELLQTPMLKKLLLSGILLDTQNLNVYAKLSMARDAEAVQLLLVGSVPNYRNALYDQLMQDERDNSFIEVLQHTYGKPSNDGVDDTVYTMSETKSPSISRRGASATHSYKTSNDARSAKVNKSPSKPAKPGALPVKGGTDSTAEASRGKNKFFLAKWFGFGSK; translated from the exons ATGGATCGGACACTCAGCAGAGACTCATCGTTGCAGAAGAAAGCATTGGAGAATCGATGCAAAGCTGAAGCCGACCAGCAACATGTCCCCGACCTCACTGATTTCATCAACGACATGTTCTTCGGAACTGTCGATAATGACAAGAAAGCTCATTATAATTTAACTGGTAAATCTACGGATGAAGAAGACGAAGATTTTGATTCTAGCACAAGGAGTAATAGCAGTAAGTTAACTCAGGAATGGCTGGAAGAAGCTAGGCGCATGATGGCTTCATCTCCTTCTCGGAGTGACTCGCCTTCTCGCCTTGTTGGTTCACCTAAGTTCGCCGCCGCTCAACCGGGGCGGCTTTCCCTCTCATCATCTTTTGAACGCCGTGACCCTCTCTCCAGGTCTGCTAGAAG GAACAGGCAGTTGGAAGGATTCAGTGAAGAGATTTTAACGAAATCAGCAAAACACAGCCGCAACAAATCAGAAACACCAGACACGGTGAACTCTTCTAGTCCTACTGATAATATATCCGCAGCCGAAGCTGTTCATAAATGGTTCTCCAACATCCTTAAACCCACCAATCATACACCACCGTCTAGTGGACCACCTTCCCCGACAAGAAATGATCTAACCTCTAGTTTGCCACCTAGGCACTCAACCTTCCGCAGGTCACGATTCCAAGCAGACCCATCTGCCCGAGTCCCGGTCCCTTCCTCTACAACTCTCAAAACTCAACTTTCTTTGCAAGACACCCAGTTGGTTTCTCCTCCGAAAAAACTGGTTGAATCGGCTCACAGGAGGTCAATATCGACTTCCACAAGCTTCTTTGAGCAGAATAAGCCTCTTTCACCTCCAAGGAACTTGGTGGAGTCTGCTCAGAGGAGGTCTATATCTAAGTCGACATGTTCATTAGAGAAAATTGCACCCAGGAAGAGTAATGCAAATGGGTGGTCCAAGGAAGATGATGGAACTCGAGAAATTAGCCTTAATAAATTTCTAAAAGATCAGAGAAGTAAGTTCGAGATGATATTGAATGGAGAGGCTGGATCCAAGGCCAAGATCGTCCTGTCAGGACCTTCTAACA GTACGAGTTCAATGGTGGCAGCTATATGCTATGCGTGGCTATTAGATAACAGAGGTAAGAAGAGTAAAGGAGGAGAAGAAGGGTGCATTGTGGTGCCAGTGATGAATGTTAAAAGGGAAAGAATGTGGAAACATAGGCAGGCGGCTTGGCTCTTTCACCATGTTGGCCTTGATGCGACCTCACTTCTCTTTGCCGAGGAG GTGGATGTGGAGACTCTAATGATGGATGGCCAGTTAAGCATCCTTGTAGTTGGCCAAGATATTCTCAAAACAAATGGAGAG GTTGGATCTCAATGCACAATTCTAACAGATAATTATTGTGAAGATGCATATGAACTACTGCAAACCCCAATGCTGAAAAAGCTTTTG CTTTCTGGCATTCTATTAGACACACAAAATCTGAATGTGTATGCTAAACTGTCCATGGCTAGAGATGCAGAGGCAGTTCAACTACTTCTGGTTGGCTCGGTCCCGAATTATCGAAATGCTCTTTACGATCAAT TAATGCAAGATGAAAGGGACAATTCGTTCATTGAAGTATTGCAACATACCTATGGAAAGCCCTCTAATGATG GTGTTGATGATACTGTTTATACGATGTCGGAGACGAAATCACCGTCTATTTCACGTCGTGGAGCTTCTGCAACACATTCTTATAAGACTTCTAATGATGCAAGGAGTGCAAAAGTTAACAAATCTCCTTCAAAACCAG CAAAACCTGGTGCACTACCAGTGAAAGGTGGAACAGATTCAACAGCAGAAGCATCTCGTGGAAAGAACAAGTTTTTTCTGGCAAAATGGTTTGGTTTTGGATCAAAAtga